A stretch of the Mesorhizobium sp. Pch-S genome encodes the following:
- a CDS encoding coniferyl aldehyde dehydrogenase, whose protein sequence is MLHVKPDLLRERFDMQRRAFASEPFPSLAVRKDRLKRLQALTENHEQAICEAIDADFGSRSAHETRFAELFVVRAGINHALSHVGSWMRARSVGTSLPFLPGKNRLLPQPLGVVGVVSPWNYPFQLAVAPATAALAAGNRVLMKPSELTPRFSALLADLVAEHFAPEEVDVITGDAETGKAFVSLPFDHLIFTGSTAVGRHVALAAAANLTPVTLELGGKSPAILDPSCDMDAAVRSIVFGKLLNAGQTCIAPDYVMVPQGQASALTKRFAEIVRKLYPSLQANDDYSSIVSDRHYQRLKSLIEEAAAGGAVVTEINPANETLPAEGRKFAPTLVEKAPEDSRLMREEIFGPVLPILEYASLDDAIAHVNRHDRPLALYWFGTDSAARERVLHETVAGGVTINDCLLHIAQERQPFGGVGASGTGAYHGEWGFRTFSKEKPIFLQSRFNGGALLHPPYGAMFERVLKMLRLVT, encoded by the coding sequence ATGTTGCATGTCAAACCCGATTTGCTGCGCGAGCGCTTCGACATGCAACGACGCGCCTTCGCATCGGAGCCGTTTCCATCTCTTGCCGTCCGCAAGGATCGTTTGAAACGCCTGCAGGCCCTGACTGAAAATCACGAACAGGCGATCTGCGAGGCGATCGACGCCGATTTCGGCAGCCGTTCAGCGCATGAAACACGTTTTGCTGAACTTTTCGTGGTGCGCGCGGGCATCAACCATGCGCTGTCGCATGTCGGCTCCTGGATGCGTGCCCGCAGTGTTGGCACCAGCCTGCCCTTTCTGCCGGGCAAGAACCGCCTCTTGCCTCAGCCTCTCGGCGTGGTCGGCGTCGTTTCACCGTGGAACTATCCGTTCCAGCTCGCTGTTGCCCCGGCAACGGCAGCGCTCGCGGCCGGCAACCGGGTGCTGATGAAACCATCCGAACTGACTCCACGCTTTTCGGCCCTGCTCGCCGATCTGGTGGCTGAACATTTTGCGCCAGAGGAAGTCGACGTCATCACCGGTGACGCTGAAACAGGCAAGGCTTTCGTGTCTTTGCCGTTCGATCACCTCATCTTCACAGGCTCGACGGCGGTCGGCCGTCACGTGGCGCTTGCCGCCGCTGCCAACCTGACACCGGTAACGCTGGAGCTTGGCGGCAAGTCGCCGGCGATCCTCGACCCCTCCTGTGACATGGACGCGGCCGTGCGCAGCATTGTCTTCGGTAAGCTGCTCAATGCCGGCCAGACCTGCATCGCACCCGACTATGTGATGGTGCCGCAGGGCCAGGCCTCGGCTCTGACGAAGCGATTTGCCGAGATCGTCCGCAAACTCTATCCGAGTTTGCAAGCCAATGACGACTACAGCTCGATCGTCTCCGACCGCCACTACCAGCGGCTGAAGAGCCTGATCGAAGAGGCGGCTGCCGGCGGCGCGGTCGTGACCGAGATCAATCCGGCCAACGAAACACTTCCCGCCGAGGGCCGCAAATTCGCACCAACCCTGGTGGAAAAAGCGCCCGAAGACAGCCGCCTGATGCGGGAAGAGATCTTCGGCCCGGTTTTGCCGATCCTTGAATATGCGTCGCTGGACGATGCGATCGCCCACGTGAACCGGCATGACCGGCCGCTTGCACTCTACTGGTTCGGCACCGATTCCGCCGCGCGCGAACGTGTGTTGCACGAAACCGTTGCCGGCGGTGTGACCATCAACGATTGCCTTCTGCATATCGCCCAGGAACGCCAGCCTTTCGGTGGTGTCGGCGCCAGTGGTACCGGCGCCTATCACGGCGAATGGGGGTTCCGCACCTTCAGCAAGGAAAAGCCCATTTTCCTGCAATCGCGCTTCAACGGCGGAGCGCTGCTGCATCCTCCCTACGGCGCCATGTTCGAGCGCGTGCTGAAGATGCTCAGGCTGGTGACCTGA